The Acidobacteriota bacterium DNA segment CGGCTTGATTATCGTCAACCTGCCCTCGGCCGGGGTGGAGTATCAACTGCCCTTTGGAGGCACCAAGGCTTCCAGCACGGGCTATCGGGAGCAGGGCAGCGTGGCCATCGACTTCTATTCGGAGCTGCGGACGGTCTACCTGAAGCACCGGATCTGAGGACGTTCCACCTATTCGATCTCCCGGATGTAGAGGTCCTTGAAGCGCATTTTGCCTTCGCCGCCGCTGTGGAGCTGCAGTGCGATGACTCCGTCGAAATAGCGGGGGGCAGGATCCTTGTAGTCCACGGCCCGCACACCGTTGAGAAAGGTCACCACCCGATTGCCCAACACCGAAAAGGAAATATCGTTCCACTCTCCCGGTTTCAGGGCCGCCTCTCCGGCTGGGCCGGGCTTGACCAGCCATCCCCGGCCGCCGCTCTCGTAGAGTCCTCCGGTGTGCATGCCCGGGTTGGGGTCCACCTCCACCTGAACCCCCTTGATGTCGACTCCCTGCAGGGTCGAATGGTAGAAGATGCCGCTGTTGCCGGTTCCTTCACCCTTGAATTTGGCTCTGAGCTCAAAGTTCTTGTAGGTCCTGGTTGTGGCCAGATAACCGTATTTCTGGGTCAGGGCTTCTCCCAGGATCTCGCCGTCTTCGACGGTCCATTTCTCCTGGCCGTGCTCCTGCCAGCCACTCAGGTCCCGGCCGTTGAAGAGGGCAATCCAGGCAGGGTTCTCTTCGGGCTGCGCGCTTTGAGGCCACAGGAACCACACCAGCAGAAAGGGAATCCAGAATCGTTTCATGGTGACACCTCCGCGACAACGGTTGCCGGCGGCCGACCTGCTCCGCCCGCATGCCCCGAACCCGGAGTGACTCCCGGACGTCGGGGTTGCGTTATGACTGGCCTTCATTGAGCCAGGATGATTGCTTCATGATAGCAGACATACGGCTCGGGAAATCCCCGGTAGGCGTGGATTTTCATCTCGCTTTTTTGGGCAGGCGGCTCGTTGACAGCCACTTTCGGGATAAGCTAATTTCTGAATTCCGCCGTGTTGGAGATTCAAGTCCCCTGGAATTCTCATGCGAATCCTGACTTGCCTCAAACAGGTTCCCGAACGGGACTCCCGCTACAAGCTGAACCAGGACGGCTCCAGGGTCCTGGAGGAGGACCTGGTCTTCGAAACCAACGAGAGCGACCTCTACGCCCTGGAGGAAGCCCTCCGTTTGAAAGAGCAATTGGGAGGTGAAGTGGCGGCGCTTTCCCTGGGGCCCGACCGTGTCTCCAAGGTCCTGCGCAACGCCCTGGCCATGGGAGCCGACAGGGCCATCCACCTGAAGGGGGAGGCATTCGAAGGTGGGGATGCCTGGGGTACGGCCCAGGCCATCGCCGCTGCCGTCGCCCCGGAGGACTATGACCTGGTGCTCACCGGCGTGCAGTCGGAGGACATGGCTTTCGCTCAGACGGGCGTCGTCCTGTCTCAGATCCTGGGATGGACCTGCGCCACCATCGTGTTGGAGATCGCCTACGAGGGCCAGACCGGCACGATTCAGGTGAAACGGGAACTGGAGAGCAATGTCTTCGAGCGCGTCGAGCTTCCGCTACCCGCGGTCCTGACCATTCAGTCGGGAAGTCACCCGATCCGCTATGCCACCCTGAGAGGGATCATGCAAGCCAAGAAAAAGGAGTACCGTGTGCTGACGGTCTCGGACCTGGGACTCGCCGCGGAGACTGTGGGCGAGGTGGCCGCCAAGGTCACGCACCACCGATTGCTGGCGCCCGAAAGGAAAAAACAGACGGTGATGATCGAGGGCGGAGCTGAAGAGGCGGCCCGGACGCTGGTGGACAAGCTGGTCAACGAAATCGGAGTGATTTAGCCCCGTTGGCCGATGGAGCCGAACGTTTCGGACGGCCCGGCGATTCGAGAGACGCCAACAGCATCCGTCGGAGAAGGAAAATCGGACCATGACAAGCAGGATCGTCGTTTTGGGCGAACACCGGGACGGCCGGCTGAAGAAGATTTCCTGGGAGGCGATCGGCCTGGGCCGCAAGCTCTCAGCCGCGCTCGGGAAGGAGGTGTGCCTGGCCCTGGTGGGGAGCGATATCGAAAGCCTGGCTCGCGAGGTTTCCGGGCGGAGCGGCCTGGAGGTAGTGGCCTTGGCCAATGAGCACTGCCGGCACTACACGCCCGAAGCCTACTGCGAGGTTCTGGCGGAGTTCGCCAGGCGGGACAATCCCTATCTGCTGCTCCTGGGCCACACCTATCAGACCATGGATTTTGCTCCCAAGCTGGCGACCATGCTGGATCGGGGCTTGATCCCCAACTGTGTCGATTTCCGCTCCACGGGCGGCCAACTCCTGTGGGTGCGCCAGGTGTTCAACGGCAAGCTCAACCTGGAGGTGAGTCCCAAGGGGGATCCCCCCTACCTGGTATCGCTGCAGCAGGGGGCATTCCCCGCCTCGGAGGAGGATCTGAAAGCCCCGCCACGGGTCGAGCACCGCCGGGCCGGCGTGGCTGACGAGGTGCTTCGCAGGAAGCTGCTGGAAGTCATGGAGGCGGTTCAGACCAAGGTGGATTTGAGCCAGGCGGAGATCATCGTCGCCGGAGGGCGGGGTTTGGGCAGCAAGGAAAAGTTCC contains these protein-coding regions:
- a CDS encoding DUF1080 domain-containing protein; the encoded protein is MKRFWIPFLLVWFLWPQSAQPEENPAWIALFNGRDLSGWQEHGQEKWTVEDGEILGEALTQKYGYLATTRTYKNFELRAKFKGEGTGNSGIFYHSTLQGVDIKGVQVEVDPNPGMHTGGLYESGGRGWLVKPGPAGEAALKPGEWNDISFSVLGNRVVTFLNGVRAVDYKDPAPRYFDGVIALQLHSGGEGKMRFKDLYIREIE
- a CDS encoding electron transfer flavoprotein subunit beta/FixA family protein — encoded protein: MRILTCLKQVPERDSRYKLNQDGSRVLEEDLVFETNESDLYALEEALRLKEQLGGEVAALSLGPDRVSKVLRNALAMGADRAIHLKGEAFEGGDAWGTAQAIAAAVAPEDYDLVLTGVQSEDMAFAQTGVVLSQILGWTCATIVLEIAYEGQTGTIQVKRELESNVFERVELPLPAVLTIQSGSHPIRYATLRGIMQAKKKEYRVLTVSDLGLAAETVGEVAAKVTHHRLLAPERKKQTVMIEGGAEEAARTLVDKLVNEIGVI
- a CDS encoding electron transfer flavoprotein subunit alpha/FixB family protein; protein product: MTSRIVVLGEHRDGRLKKISWEAIGLGRKLSAALGKEVCLALVGSDIESLAREVSGRSGLEVVALANEHCRHYTPEAYCEVLAEFARRDNPYLLLLGHTYQTMDFAPKLATMLDRGLIPNCVDFRSTGGQLLWVRQVFNGKLNLEVSPKGDPPYLVSLQQGAFPASEEDLKAPPRVEHRRAGVADEVLRRKLLEVMEAVQTKVDLSQAEIIVAGGRGLGSKEKFQLILDLASALGAGVGASRPVTDGGWLPKEHQIGSSGQTVTPRLYIACGISGAIQHLVGMSNSGCIVAINKDPYAPIFQVADYGIVGDVFQVVPKLIEIAREMRP